A part of Corvus cornix cornix isolate S_Up_H32 chromosome Z, ASM73873v5, whole genome shotgun sequence genomic DNA contains:
- the SHLD3 gene encoding shieldin complex subunit 3 — translation MEVVLHYRPHQRDLIKLQKFAEAAVKEFPIRQLPRFAPWFPSDLHRLPLKPKKQAPVISCEEVEELKQLSTPSEYVTGSPDYDCTKNLLEFHSSMKHGPTLIQAQAVHRAINLDYQGEPPPNGKQKLKRSWSVSLPSAKLKEKIRPLSQELQNNLERLKLHAFCRAKWTIEQSICKNQNLEDIWIKLNRLIKQNELPSCNATIQRSVGQIWIFCDILYCEYVRNILREKLSLTDKMNLLVHKYGIIFSL, via the coding sequence ATGGAAGTGGTCTTGCACTATCGACCACATCAGAGGGATCtaataaaactgcagaaatttgcagaagcagcagtgaaggAGTTTCCCATTCGCCAATTACCAAGATTTGCACCCTGGTTTCCAAGTGATTTACACAGACTTCCCCTCAAACCAAAAAAGCAAGCACCTGTTATTTCTTGTGAGGAAGTGGAAGAATTGAAACAACTTTCTACACCTTCAGAATATGTTACAGGATCTCCTGATTATGACTGCACAAAAAATCTCCTTGAGTTTCACTCTAGCATGAAACATGGTCCAACTTTAATCCAAGCACAGGCTGTTCACAGAGCAATTAACTTGGACTATCAAGGAGAACCACCAcctaatggaaaacaaaaattgaaaaggTCTTGGAGTGTCTCTCTCCCTAGTGCTAAACTCAAAGAAAAGATTCGTCCTTTATCTCAagaactgcaaaataatttggaaagaCTAAAGCTGCATGCATTTTGTAGAGCAAAGTGGACAATTGAACAGTCTATTTGTAAAAACCAGAATTTGGAGGACATATGGATAAAATTGAATAGACTCATTAAACAGAATGAATTGCCATCTTGCAATGCTACTATCCAAAGATCTGTGGGACAGATATGGATTTTCTGTGATATATTATACTGTGAATATGTTAGAAATATTCTTAGGGAAAAGCTAAGCCTTACAGATAAAATGAATTTGCTTGTACATAAATATGGAATTATATTTAGTTTATAA